From Rhodamnia argentea isolate NSW1041297 chromosome 10, ASM2092103v1, whole genome shotgun sequence, a single genomic window includes:
- the LOC115742634 gene encoding probable polygalacturonase — protein MTMTLPRVLPLLLLLLLSSLLPTRGGESYAAISCRKHSASLVDFGGVGDGKTSNTEAFRRAVANLSGYAGDGGAQLVVPAGKWLTGSFNLTSHFTLYLEKDATLLASQDESEWPHLAILPSYGRGRDAPGGRYSSLIFGTNLTDVVITGNNGTINGQGAYWWDKFKKDELNLTRPYLIEIMFSDRVQISNLTLLDSPSWFIHPVYSSNILVQGLTILAPIDSPNTDGVDPDSCTNVRIEDCYIVSGDDCIAIKSGWDEYGIKFGMPTRHVIIRRLTCISPDSATIALGSEMSGGIQDVRAEDIMAINTQSGVRIKTAPGRGAYVKDIFAKGMTMKTMKYVFWMTGAYNSHPDPGYDPKALPVIQGINYRDIMASNVTYSARLEGIKGDPFTGICISNVHIELSEERKKLQWNCTDIAGATHNVTPVACHLLPEKEPAIDCPFPTDRLPIEDVQLKTCSVPYNYVR, from the exons ATGACCATGACGTTGCCGAGGGTCTTGCCGttgctgctcctcctcctcctttcgtCCCTGCTCCCTACGAGAGGAGGAGAGTCGTATGCGGCGATCAGTTGCCGGAAGCACAGTGCGTCGCTGGTGGATTTCGGAGGCGTCGGGGACGGGAAGACGTCGAACACAGAGGCGTTCAGGCGGGCGGTTGCAAACCTGAGCGGGTATGCGGGGGATGGCGGGGCGCAGCTGGTGGTGCCGGCGGGGAAGTGGCTGACGGGGAGCTTCAATCTCACCAGCCACTTCACGCTCTACCTCGAGAAAGACGCCACTCTTCTGGCATCCCAG GATGAATCGGAATGGCCGCATCTGGCTATCTTGCCGTCATACGGGAGAGGAAGAGATGCTCCCGGCGGACGGTACAGCAGCCTAATTTTCGGTACAAATCTCACTGACGTAGTGATCACAG GAAATAATGGCACCATAAACGGACAGGGTGCTTACTGGTGGGACAAGTTCAAGAAAGATGAACTGAACCTGACTCGACCTTACCTTATCGAAATCATGTTCTCGGATCGGGTCCAGATATCTAATCTTACCTTGCTTGATTCTCCTTCGTGGTTCATTCATCCAGTTTACAGCAG CAATATTTTGGTTCAAGGGCTAACCATCCTCGCACCAATTGATTCTCCGAATACTGATGGAGTAGACCCTG ATTCATGCACGAATGTCCGAATTGAGGATTGCTACATAGTGTCCGGAGATGACTGCATCGCAATCAAGAGTGGCTGGGACGAGTACGGGATTAAGTTTGGAATGCCGACACGACACGTGATTATAAGACGGCTTACTTGCATTTCTCCAGACAGTGCCACGATAGCTCTTGGCAGCGAGATGTCTGGTGGAATCCAAGACGTTAGAGCCGAGGATATCATGGCCATCAACACCCAATCGGGGGTCAGAATCAAAACCGCTCCCGGAAGAGGAGCCTATGTCAAGGACATTTTCGCGAAGGGGATGACAATGAAGACCATGAAGTACGTGTTTTGGATGACGGGTGCCTATAATTCCCACCCTGATCCTGGGTACGATCCTAAGGCGCTACCTGTGATCCAAGGCATAAATTACAGAGACATCATGGCTAGCAATGTGACTTACTCGGCAAGGCTTGAAGGAATAAAAGGAGATCCTTTTACTGGGATCTGCATTTCAAATGTCCATATTGAATTGAGCGAAGAACGGAAGAAACTACAGTGGAACTGCACGGACATAGCAGGAGCGACGCACAACGTGACTCCTGTGGCTTGTCACCTGTTGCCCGAGAAGGAACCGGCGATAGACTGCCCTTTTCCTACGGATAGGCTGCCAATTGAGGATGTGCAGTTGAAGACCTGTTCTGTTCCTTACAACTATGTTCGCTAG
- the LOC115742638 gene encoding septum site-determining protein minD homolog, chloroplastic has product MLSLQLSAATTPNLSSTSKLFSFFNPIKTLKPLRPKHSPPIQSVLQWNRKPQLAGETPRVVVITSGKGGVGKTTTTANVGLSLARLGFSVVAIDADVGLRNLDLLLGLENRVNYTVVEVLNGDCRLDQALVRDKRWSNFELLCISKPRSKLPIGFGGKALVWLVDALKSRQEGSPDFILIDCPAGIDAGFINAITPANEAVLVTTPDITSLRDADRVTGLLECDGIRDIKMIVNRVRTDMIKGEDMMSVLDVQEMLGLALLGVIPEDSEVIRSTNRGYPLVLNKPPTLAGLAFEQAAWRLVEQDSMKAVMVEEEPKKRGFFSLFGG; this is encoded by the coding sequence ATGCTTTCTCTCCAACTCTCCGCCGCCACCACGCCCAATCTCTCCTCGACCTCAAagctcttctctttcttcaatcCCATCAAAACCCTTAAACCCCTCCGGCCCAAACACTCCCCGCCGATCCAATCCGTCCTCCAGTGGAACCGGAAGCCGCAACTGGCCGGCGAAACCCCTCGAGTCGTCGTCATCACCTCCGGCAAGGGCGGCGTCGGCaagaccaccaccaccgccaatgTCGGCCTCTCCCTCGCCCGCCTCGGCTTCTCTGTGGTCGCCATTGATGCTGATGTCGGCCTCCGCAACCTCGACCTCCTCCTCGGGCTCGAGAACCGCGTCAATTACACTGTGGTCGAGGTACTTAATGGTGACTGTAGGCTTGATCAGGCTCTGGTTAGGGATAAGCGCTGGTCTAATTTCGAATTGCTATGTATTTCGAAGCCGAGATCGAAGTTGCCGATTGGGTTCGGTGGGAAAGCATTAGTCTGGCTTGTTGATGCATTGAAATCTAGGCAAGAAGGGTCTCCTGATTTTATACTCATTGATTGTCCTGCTGGCATTGATGCCGGTTTTATCAACGCGATAACCCCGGCCAATGAGGCCGTGTTGGTGACAACTCCCGACATAACGAGCTTGAGAGATGCGGATAGGGTCACTGGGTTGTTGGAGTGTGATGGGATCAGAGATATAAAAATGATTGTGAACAGGGTCAGGACAGACATGATTAAGGGAGAGGATATGATGTCGGTTCTCGATGTTCAGGAGATGCTGGGATTGGCTTTGTTGGGGGTGATACCGGAGGATTCTGAAGTGATCAGGAGTACCAATCGAGGGTACCCTCTTGTTTTGAACAAGCCGCCGACATTGGCAGGTTTGGCTTTCGAGCAGGCTGCTTGGAGACTTGTCGAGCAGGATAGTATGAAGGCTGTGATGGTGGAGGAGGAGCCCAAGAAGCGCGggtttttctccctttttggagGCTGA
- the LOC115742640 gene encoding uncharacterized protein LOC115742640 translates to MDNLAQNKGQPVVRKVKKKQGKDELDRLKQAEKKKRRLEKALATSAAIRAELEKKKLKKQEEQQKLDEEGAAIAEAVALQVLLGEDSDDACKIVLNEENEGFNPWDSNGHFNFFMDGRSADVPCHHSLNYALDPIGWISHSQDSRVEWGSFGGGDWGCSDRTYGRDLHGEFIKNGGWTSTDLSPGLIAAQAVSSLRIREDGDVNTIVLNGMLRG, encoded by the coding sequence ATGGATAACTTGGCACAAAACAAAGGGCAACCTGTTGTGAGGAAAGTCAAAAAGAAGCAGGGAAAGGATGAGCTGGATCGACTCAAACAGGCTGAGAAGAAAAAGAGACGCCTGGAGAAAGCCCTCGCTACATCTGCAGCTATTCGTGCTGAGCtagaaaagaagaaactgaAGAAACAAGAGGAGCAGCAAAAGCTTGATGAAGAGGGTGCTGCAATTGCCGAGGCTGTTGCCTTGCAAGTTCTACTTGGTGAAGACTCAGATGATGCATGTAAGATCGtcttaaatgaagaaaatgaggGATTTAATCCTTGGGACTCCAATGGCCATTTTAACTTCTTTATGGATGGAAGGAGCGCGGATGTGCCTTGTCACCATAGCCTGAACTATGCGCTTGACCCAATTGGGTGGATCTCACATTCTCAAGATTCTAGAGTTGAGTGGGGTAGTTTTGGAGGTGGTGACTGGGGATGTTCCGATAGAACCTATGGACGTGATCTACATGGTGAATTCATCAAGAATGGAGGTTGGACTTCTACAGATCTTTCGCCTGGCCTAATTGCAGCACAAGCTGTTTCTTCTCTGCGGATAAGAGAAGATGGGGATGTGAACACCATTGTTCTGAATGGGATGCTCAGAGGTTAG